A part of Denitratisoma oestradiolicum genomic DNA contains:
- the rfaQ gene encoding putative lipopolysaccharide heptosyltransferase III produces the protein MSQTPIDFSGLRRALVIKLRHHGDVLLSSPVFSALQSAAPGCEIDALVYADTAPMLEEHPAIAQCHVIDRNWKRQGLLAQARAEGALLSALRGRGYELVIHLTEHRRGAWLARLLRPRWSVAPRQRGRGDFWRNSFSHLYAQPGHALRHTVEKNLDALRVLGLHPAPEARRLVLVPGRAAETRVEALLGGAKLAPGSFIHLHPASRWLFKCWPVESMAALADELHRQGHALVLTAAPDERERELVAAIRVRSRAEFVDLSGRLSLRELAALAGRARLFVGVDSAPMHIAAAMGTPTVALFGPSGDKEWSPWMTPHRVVSSTEHSCRPCGLDGCGGSKISDCLVTLPVAQVLKACEELLKS, from the coding sequence ATGTCACAGACCCCCATCGATTTTTCCGGCCTGCGCCGGGCCCTGGTGATCAAACTGCGCCACCATGGCGATGTACTGCTTTCCTCCCCGGTGTTTTCGGCCCTCCAGTCCGCAGCCCCCGGCTGCGAGATCGACGCCCTGGTCTATGCCGATACCGCCCCCATGCTGGAGGAGCATCCGGCCATCGCCCAGTGTCATGTCATCGACCGCAACTGGAAGCGCCAGGGGCTGCTGGCGCAAGCGCGGGCCGAGGGTGCATTGCTGTCCGCTCTGCGGGGGCGTGGTTACGAGCTGGTGATTCACCTCACCGAACACCGGCGTGGGGCCTGGCTGGCCCGGCTACTCAGGCCCCGCTGGAGCGTGGCGCCCCGGCAGCGAGGGCGGGGCGACTTCTGGCGCAACAGCTTCAGCCATCTCTACGCCCAGCCCGGCCATGCCCTGCGCCACACGGTGGAGAAGAACCTGGATGCCCTGCGGGTGCTCGGTCTTCACCCGGCACCGGAGGCGCGCCGCCTGGTGCTGGTGCCGGGTAGGGCGGCGGAGACCCGGGTGGAAGCCCTGCTGGGCGGGGCGAAGCTTGCTCCCGGTAGCTTCATCCACCTGCATCCGGCCTCCCGCTGGCTGTTCAAATGCTGGCCCGTCGAGTCCATGGCGGCCCTGGCCGATGAACTCCATCGCCAGGGCCACGCCCTGGTACTCACCGCCGCCCCGGACGAGCGGGAGCGGGAACTGGTGGCGGCGATCCGGGTCCGCAGCCGGGCCGAGTTCGTGGACCTGTCCGGCCGGCTCTCCCTGCGGGAACTGGCCGCCCTGGCCGGTCGGGCCCGGCTTTTCGTCGGTGTGGATTCTGCACCCATGCACATCGCTGCCGCCATGGGCACTCCCACGGTGGCCCTGTTCGGCCCTTCCGGCGACAAGGAGTGGAGCCCCTGGATGACCCCCCACCGGGTGGTGTCCAGCACCGAACACTCCTGCCGCCCCTGCGGTCTGGATGGCTGCGGCGGCAGCAAGATCAGCGACTGCCTGGTGACCCTGCCGGTGGCACAAGTGCTGAAGGCCTGCGAGGAATTGCTGAAATCGTGA